The Paenibacillus mucilaginosus 3016 genome includes the window TTCGCCTCCCCGGCCCACTTCCAGTGCTTTCCCTGGATTCCGTGCTTCATCGTCATGCTCGCTTCCAGATCCGGGTTCGCACTGACATAATCGAGGATTTCGAGGATTTTGGCCAGTTTGCCCGGCTCTTGCAGCGCCCCCGCACCGATCGCCGTATAACTCATCAGCTTGTCGTAGGCCTTGGAGCCCCTCTTCCCCTGGGGGCCTGTAACGGGCTGCCCGAAGATGATCCGGGCCTGGCTGTTCCTGCGGGCCAGCTCCAAGGCATTGAACGCCGCTTCTACCGGAACCTCTCCCCCTTTGTCGTCCATAACCTGGTAATCCCCTGCTTGAACCCAGTGATAATAGTTGCCCATCGAGGTCATTCCGATCCTGCCGTGAATAAAGGCATGGGACAAGTGCTTGTAGCCGCCCTTGTTCTCGCCGGTTATGAACTCGGGATCAATGACGCCGTCCCGGTACCACTTCTGCAAATACCCCAGCGCTTCCTTCATCTCCGGTTCCAGCGCCCCGATGACAAGGCGGTGATCCTTCTCGGCAAAATAGAGCTGCTCGGTAAACACCATCTGTCCGAATGCGCCGAAGACAACGTTCATCCCTTCGCTTGAGAGGCCATACGTATCGTGCTTCCCGTTGCGGTCCGGATCCTCGCGCGTGAAGGCATACATCACCTTCTCGAGCTCCGCCAGGGTTGCTGGGGGCTTAAGACCAAGCTGATTCAGCCAATCCTCCCTGTAAACGACGGGAACCCGGTACGCATTGGTCGGATTGATCACCGGAATGCCATACTGCCTGCCATCCAGCTGTCCGTATTCCATATAGCCCGGAGCATCGGTATGAATGAGGCGGGTCAGGTTCGGCGCATGCTGTTCGAGCATCCCCGGCGGGATTTCGGCCAGCACCTGCTGGTTCCGGTACTTCAACAGATCATACGACTGACGGATACGGAACAGATCGGGGATTTCGCCCTGCGCCAGCTTGAGATCCAGCAGCGCTTCATATTGATTGTTTTCGAGATTCCAAATCTCCAGATCCACATTGAATTTGTCTTCCAGGAACCGGACCATCTCCGCATCCCCGGGAACCGCTTCATTCAAATGCATTGTCCATGTAATGTGATACCGCTCCCCCTGGGCGGACGCAGCGGAAGCGGAGACGCCTTCGGCCACAGATGCCTGTTCGTCCGGCATTCGGCAGGCGCTTAGCAGAAGGAGCAGCGCTGAAAGAATAAGCCCCCATCGGCGGCTGATCGTCATTGTCATAAGCATGACCTTTCATCGAAGGAATGGCTGCCCGTGTTCACTAGACTTCGGACATAAGTCTTCGGTGTACATCCATGGATTTCCTTGAACTTCTTGATAAAGTAAGCGGGGGTTCCATAGCCGACAGCACCCGCAACCTGTTCAACGGTCAGGGAACTGTTCTGCATAAGCTCCAACGCGCGTTCCATCCGCTTCTGCGTGACGAATTCCGTATAGCCCATTCCCGTTTCTTCCTTGAAGATCCTGCTGAGGTATTTGGCGCTCAAAAAGACTTCTGCCGCTGCCGCATCCAGCGACAGATCTTCCGAAAGGTGCGAGATGACGTACTGCTTGACGGCTTCTATGCTGTCCTTAGCCCGTTCGTCACTGCGCTTCTCCATAAGCTCGTAACACTCCGCAATCGACGATAGCAGCCACTCCCGGAAGCTGTGGATGTCGTAAAGGGATGGGTACTGCCTGTAGAGATCGATCTGAAGCGGC containing:
- a CDS encoding extracellular solute-binding protein, which codes for MTMTISRRWGLILSALLLLLSACRMPDEQASVAEGVSASAASAQGERYHITWTMHLNEAVPGDAEMVRFLEDKFNVDLEIWNLENNQYEALLDLKLAQGEIPDLFRIRQSYDLLKYRNQQVLAEIPPGMLEQHAPNLTRLIHTDAPGYMEYGQLDGRQYGIPVINPTNAYRVPVVYREDWLNQLGLKPPATLAELEKVMYAFTREDPDRNGKHDTYGLSSEGMNVVFGAFGQMVFTEQLYFAEKDHRLVIGALEPEMKEALGYLQKWYRDGVIDPEFITGENKGGYKHLSHAFIHGRIGMTSMGNYYHWVQAGDYQVMDDKGGEVPVEAAFNALELARRNSQARIIFGQPVTGPQGKRGSKAYDKLMSYTAIGAGALQEPGKLAKILEILDYVSANPDLEASMTMKHGIQGKHWKWAGEAKDDVVILPPFDRSANYTNHIGANIGMMVPQRPRGRREQWASTLGLGEHGIYNALKVPLPSLIQYGPELIKLRNKAYVAMITGDTPIEAFDGFVKAFREAGGEQVLGEANEWYRGQAPK